AGGCGAAGCGAACCGCTCGACGCCGAGCGGCACGTCGCGCAGGTGCGCGCTCACTCCTCGCCCGCTTCCCGGCGCGCGCGCTTGAGCAGCACGATCGCGGACATGAAGTCCCACCACGCGCCGAGCAGGGCGAACCCCATCGGCACGACTCCCCACGCGATCGCGTCCGCGCCGCCCGGCGTCGCCTTCCGCAACGCCGTGCCCGCGGCGAGCATGATCGCGACCGGTGCGACGGTGTAGACGACCCAGCGCCGGAACGCCCAGCCGCCCGCCACCTCACGCCTCGCGTCGCCACGCGCCGCGCGCAGCTCGCGCGCGAACCGCGTCCGCCCCTGCACGTCGAAGACGGGCAGGGACGCCTGCCAGACCGCACCGGCGGCCAGGGCCGCGAGCGCAGCCCGCCCGATCCACTTGACCGCCTCGGCGTCCACGTCCGCTCACGCCCTCGGGAAGAACGGGTTGACGCGCACCTCGCGCTCGATCGTGGTGTCCGGGCCGTGGCCGCAGTGCACGAGCGTGTCGGGCGACACTCCGGCGAGCAGGGCCAACGAACGCGACAGCGCGCGGCCGTCGCCGCCCGGGAAGTCGGTGCGGCCGACGCTGCCGGCGAACAGCGTGTCGCCGCTGAAGAGGTGGTCCTCCCCTTCCGCGAGCAGGCAGATCGAGCCGGGCGTGTGGCCCGGCGTGTGCAGCACGCGCAGGCGCAGCGCGCCGGCCTCGACCATGTCACCGTCGTCGAGCAGACGCTCGGCGGCACGCGTGGTGTGGTCGAACCCGAACAGCGCGCCTCCGGCTCCGACCGCGTCCGTGATGGCATGCGCGTCCGCCTCGTGCACGGCGAGCGGCGCGCCCGTGGCGTCGCGCACCTCGTCGGCGGCGCCGATGTGATCGAAGTGCCCGTGGGTGAGCACGACCCACGCGACGTCCTCGCCCTCGATCGCCTCGAGCAGCAAGTCGGCGTCGCCGGCCGGGTCGATCACCACGGTCGGCCCACCCGCGCCGTCGTCGGCCAGCCAGCAGTTCGTCTGAAGCTCACCGAGCTGCAGGCGGCGCGCCCTCACCGGGGCGTCCCCTTGCGCACTCCGCCGTGCGCCATCTGCCGATGCGCGTCGAAGACGCCGTTGATCGCCTTGACGTTCGCGAGCACCTTCGTGAGCTGCTCCATGTTGCCCAGCTCGAACAGGAACCTCAGCTGCGCGATGCCGCTGCGGTCGGTGTGGAGGCTGGCCGACAGGATGTTGACCCCCGAGTCGGACAGCGCGACCGAGATGTCCCGCAGCAGC
This is a stretch of genomic DNA from Actinomycetota bacterium. It encodes these proteins:
- a CDS encoding MBL fold metallo-hydrolase, producing MRARRLQLGELQTNCWLADDGAGGPTVVIDPAGDADLLLEAIEGEDVAWVVLTHGHFDHIGAADEVRDATGAPLAVHEADAHAITDAVGAGGALFGFDHTTRAAERLLDDGDMVEAGALRLRVLHTPGHTPGSICLLAEGEDHLFSGDTLFAGSVGRTDFPGGDGRALSRSLALLAGVSPDTLVHCGHGPDTTIEREVRVNPFFPRA